Proteins from a single region of Malassezia restricta chromosome IV, complete sequence:
- a CDS encoding essential protein required for maturation of 18S rRNA encodes MPREPQGRRGHGRRRPMPARGETTSVNKLKSMIRQTKRLLGKESIEPGTRIEAERRLRAMELELEESMQSNKERQFATRYHKVKFFERQKLMRRLRQLRREPESRQVRAQLFEHRVFLNYVLHFPADRRYVSLFAGNKEPVAPSADAPDRAHQKAAEFFKHVRKSMKRGTMAAEPDRDLHHREEQHRRTRAQHVKRSEVDVGDGDGDDDGDDDGDDDGDDDEADDDEADDDEADDDGDGDDGDDDDDEMHDRADPPPSSVANDDFFA; translated from the coding sequence ATGCCCAGGGAGCCTCAGGGCCGGCGGGGTCATGGGCGCAGGCGTCCGATGCCAGCGCGAGGCGAGACTACGAGTGTGAATAAGCTGAAGAGTATGATTCGGCAGACGAAGCGGCTCTTGGGGAAGGAGTCGATTGAGCCAGGCACGCGTATTGAGGCGGAGCGACGCTTGCGGGCGATGGAGCTGGAACTCGAGGAGAGTATGCAGTCGAACAAGGAGCGCCAATTTGCGACGCGATACCACAAGGTCAAGTTTTTTGAGCGGCAGAAACTGATGCGGCGGCTTCGGCAGCTGCGGCGGGAGCCAGAGAGTCGgcaggtgcgtgcgcagctgtTTGAGCACCGCGTGTTTCTGAACTATGTCTTGCACTTTCCAGCCGATCGGCGGTACGTATCGCTGTTTGCCGGGAACAAGGAGCCTGTCGCGCCCAGTGCGGATGCGCCtgatcgtgcgcaccaGAAGGCTGCCGAGTTTTTCAAGCATGTGCGCAAGTCTATGAAACGAGGTACCATGGCTGCCGAGCCAGACAGGGATCTGCATCACCGAGAGGAGCAGCACCGGCGAAcgcgtgcgcagcatgtAAAGAGGAGCGAGGTGGACGTTGGCGAtggcgatggcgacgacgatggcgacgacgatggcgacgacgatggcgacgacgacgaggctgacgacgacgaggctgacgacgacgaggctgacgacgatggcgatggcgacgacggcgacgatgacgacgacgagatgCACGACAGAGCTGACCCGCCGCCTTCTAGCGTGGCCAACGACGACTTCTTTGCCTAG